Genomic window (Zingiber officinale cultivar Zhangliang chromosome 2B, Zo_v1.1, whole genome shotgun sequence):
TTATAAACTGTTGATAGCGAAGATGATTTTGGTAGTTATGTTTTTCttaggtttgatgattatattttgattGTTATGTATGGTTTATGCATAGTTTTGATTCTTATGTTTTGATGGAAGTTTTTAACTTTTGATACTTTAGATGTTATGATGGCCATGAATGGTTTAATACCTTTATACATTACTTGTATTGTGATAACTATGTAACTAATGTAAGTTGTTAAATTTTCATATTAGAGATGTATGATTTACAAGTTGCATCTTATATTagacttttaaaatattcaagtGACTTACAATTAGTACAATTTTAGAATTTCATATTCttagtttttttataaatatttagaattgcaattatagaaattaaatgTTCGATTAGGGAACTAGTGACTTGAAATATTTTCTGTACAATTTATGGTTTGGTTCTGATACTATGGTTATCCCTATTGCTTCTATTGTGGTGATTGCAGATCGACAAATCATCAATTGGTAGTGATGATGATGAGTATTGGCAGAAGAAGGATCTATGAACTCTCCTTGCGGTCGAGTCCTGCTACTTCTGCCAACTTCTTGCGAAATCCTTTCCCTGGCATTGTGTATTCATCGACTAATGATGATTCTACACAACTACTTTTCTTTCATTCAACCCTTGTTGGCAATGTTAGAGGTGACTTATTTGTTTCATGATATAATCTTTTGTCTAATTTTGGAGCTATTTTGCACTCACTCAACTTTCAGAGAGCTATAGGTGAAGGGTATAGATAACTtatttgattaatatatattggttttagatgagccaACAATAACCACAATACTAACTAAGAGTATTTATAGGTGAAGGGTACAGAGAGCTTGTTTGATTAATATgtattggttttagatgagccaACAATAACCACAATAAGAGTATTTCTCTATCCTTGATGTTGATTTGCTTTTTGCACTTAGTCACTAACAAGTTGTCACCAACAATATATAGTAGTTGTTCATGACCAACCATAAACAATGCGTACTACTAAGAATTTTTCATTTGAATCATTAATACTAGAATATTTCAAAAGATATTGTGTTTGCACACTACTTTGTGAACGGTGAAGATTCATGAGTTCCAGATAGTACTTTGCATCCTAAATATTCCATGGTTTGTAGCATTTTCTTTTGCTTCTATTTAGAATGTTTTCTTTGGCATGTTCACTGTGTTAGTAGCTCATGTTATAACTGATGAATATTTTGATATTACCTCAGTGTTAATTGGTCAAACTGTTGCAACTGCATAAACTTTGGTTCTGATACTTCAATGAGGATGCACAAATGTTTAGTTACTTTGATGTTTTACATGGATATGCATGCCTTTAATCATGTGCTTACTCTTTgaaatcaaacttaaatgaatTTTACAATTATtatcaattatttatttatttatttgtttatttattttatgttgtCTTAATAGTTCTTATATTATATGTACTCCAGGGATTACCTGTGGTATTTTAGAGACTTCAACTTTTAAAATTCAGCAACGGGAACATGGTGCATCTTTCTCTAATACTGCCATAACATTTTTGTCATCAGTGGCAAATAAAGATGATGTTCAAACTACAGGTTATTTCTTGTTCCTTTGTAAGCTTCATACCAAGACATTACACATTTTTGTTATCCTTCTAAGTTAACCATTGTTATTGGTACATGCATTAGGAATGATTATTTTTAAACCGTGCTTCACTATTTTAAAGAAGGAAAACACTTCAAAGAAAATTCAATATAAAACATGGTTAATTTTGGAGAATAAAGAATTTCAAAAAAGACCATGGGAACTTTATTTTCCATTTTTCATATGTCTTTCTACTTTTTTGCTTATATTTTCTTCATTTTTAAATATAAGATTAAGTCCGTAGAAAATAGAATAACTGAAAGTAAACCCTTGTTTAGGCGTTAGGGTTTGCTTACTCACCTTTCTAGAACCAAGGTATTAAATACCGAGCTATGCCGGGCAAAATTTATTGTTCTGCTCATTGAGCGACACCACGAGGCCGTCACCACTTGCATTTTtttattatagttttttttttcagtttccttttttttgtttaattttaaattttatattttaaaagatagttttttttttgtttctttcccATGTTGATTTTTTTCCATTGAAAATCCATTAAGTTTTTCCTACCATTCATTAATTTTTTTCCCTCCATCGGTCCATGACGCTAAATAAAGAGGAAAAAAAACCTCTTTAATAATCTCTCTGAGGATGATTATTTTTTCTCTGTCCTTCATCTCCTCTTAAGCTCTTTAAGAATGATCATCTTTCTTATTCCCTTCTTCATCCGTCTACGAGGTAAAgatagagagaaaaaaataaattattaagaaagataaaattaataaatataatataatttttaactatATAAAATATACTACTATTAATGAACTAAATTAATCTATATAtaaatttggtttaatttaaattgatcaaataaatccaaattagattagttTAAACTACTTGATCCCGCCATGATGCTTATGTGCTagttactattccaaaggctagtagccgcccgtgatttacctcctccgtgttggtcttgggacgggttggcgggggcgctgggggcgagcgtattcgccttttgccacaattgatCCCGCCATGATGGATTTCGTTTAACCCTAAATCAATTtttactcgatagcatttcacgagataatatcaaaacttaaataaGACATTCAACATCTTAGATATAACTCAATAATAAACATTTATatcaatcaaatattaataaaatactttttaattaaatgattttatatttaaaaaagtatCTAAACCAATACCGTATCAGCACAACACGATAAGATACTGAAACCGTATCGTGTCGTAAATCGAAACTTCGACatgattcaaaattttaaactttgttTAGAACATTATGTTTTTATGGTTGGAATAGTACTGTTTAAGTGAAAAACTCCGTTTCTACCAAATCCTGGAGGAGGAAGAGGATCCTAGGTCCATCACAACATAATCTTTGTTACGTTTGTGAATCTTTAACTTTATTTTGAATCTGAAATTCTACCTTTAGGCTCACTCATAGTCACTTTGCAGATGCTCCTATTCTTACTAACCTGGACCAGAGCTTGGTACTGGGTCATGATGAGATACTTGGTAATTGATTTGGTAGTCAAACTTcttatgttcttttattttttttgcctATCATAATTCTAGGAGTTGTGAGCACTTTCAAGCTGGAAAATTCATGGATTAATAGACTAACAACTTTGAGGATGTAAACATGTTGTGCTTGTCTATTCTTCTCTCAATATATAGTCTTCTATTCACTTCCCTACAATTTATGAACAAGGTTGTCAAATCGGAATTTATATCATGAATCGTTTTGAGGAATTATGAATTATAAGGTTCACataaaatattaggaaatatgctcaaaaataattttattttatttagaatAGTTTTGATATCTAAAATATCTATAAAGTAATATAATATTTCATTTAATAGCATAATAGAATAGGTGTGTTAAAGAGATAGATGTGAAAAGGAAGATAAACTCTACCCTTTCACATCTTCAAATAATggttcttaaaatatttttagaaggtCCCTACATAAGTGCCTTGACATTTTAGCTTAGTTTGGGTTTCCACTTTGGCTTTAACAATATGGAGTAAGTTGGATCATAAAAACTATATAAGTTCATATTTTTAAATGTATAGattattgtttattttattttattctactAAGAATTGTAATTTAATAagcaatagattttttttttatcaaatgttTTTGACAGTGATAAATTATTGGAATCAAATGTAAGAAAACTTAGAGTCTTAGACTCTTAAGTCACGATGTCATCTTTCTTGtcattttatttgttaatttacaaaattaattcTTCTAAATTATTATTAGGTGTCACGATTATATTGACTATCATCAGTTTTGTTTCTTAACttgataagattttttttttttttttttttttaaattttaagattttagTCCAGGCAACCTTAATACTTCTATTGTATATcatttcatattttttattatactaAATTTGGTTTAATTTCTAGTATATTGCATCTAACTTAATTTCTTAATGAAatagatataattttaattggctaAATAtaacatggactttctttttttAGAAAGATTCATATCAAACtaaataatttttcatttttgattCATATGTAAGAATTGCATTGATTTATATGTGAATTATGTTATATGATTCTAGCAACTAAGAGTTTTATATTATTTAATAGAAGTAGAATAGCTAAAAGAGTGGAATCTTGAAGTTAATAATGACATAGAAGCATAAATCTTGTCAAGTGGAGACAACAAGTTGTTGACAGCCAATATGAACTTGACATCGTAGAATGATTAATAAAAGTCAATCCTGTCATATGATATCTAAAGTGATAATAAGGGTGAAATTAATAGCGACTTAGAAGTTATGTCATGTCTAAGTTATAATAGCAATTTAGAAGTCATGTCATGTCTAAATTATCTTTCATTggatgataatattttttttgtatgtggaaaatatttggtGAGGAAGATTCCTATTACTCAATTCATTCCATTTTTTAAtggaattaaataaataataatttgaacATTAAGAATATTAGCttatatttttttgttataaaTCAACATCAATTTATTTCATCTATTCCATTacgttattaaataaaatttatattatgttGCATAgttttagaattattttcaacatatataatttttatagGGATCTTGCTTTATGGTTGAATACGATTTCATGATGTGATCATCACAATGATTCACGAACCTCAATTTGACAACCTTGAGGATAAGTTGTCACATCTAAGACAGCTTATAAAAATATTTCATAATGATAGGATTTAAAAACTTATCATCCGacaaggagaaaaaaaataacatcataaaAGCTGGGGCAAGTGATGGTTTGGGTATTTGACTTCTTCGTTGCAGGTTAATTTTCCATCTACTTAGATATGATAAttattggtttattttgattGTGTCCGATAACCTAACAATTATTCTAGTTTTTACAATAACTGTTTTGCTCAAATTTCTATTTGTCTTCCTGCAGAAACGGTAGAGGAGTTATATAAAAAAATACTCATGTCTATTGAAGCTCGGACTATGTCTCCAAATGCTTGGTTATGGTCTCTAATAAGTAAATGTTCAACCAGAGATGATATAAAGCTTCTCTTGGATGCATTACACAAACTTCGTATATTTGTAAGTTTATTGATTATTTGACAGAGTTAATCCTTTTCCTCTCCTTTCTGCTTCCTGGCTATGCTTATGGGCACATTGTTTGCTTCTGAATATAAGCGCAAAGCTTGCTTGAGTtgctagaaaaaaaataaagatattatTTGACTATGATTATGAAAGGATGTGGCTCATTTGGTAAAAATCATCCATCAGAAGAATCAAAGATGTTTCTCACTGACGTGATGAGTTTATGGATCCCATATGTCCATGTGACCACATTAACCATAGTATTATAATCTATCAACATTCATGAATAGGTTTGTATCCGCTTCCTAAGAGCTCACCTGTGAACCTTCAGAAATATTAAGAAAATAAGTTTCAATATTCTTTAAAGACTCAATTAAACCCAAACATgaatgtgatgatttttggtttgttAATGTTCTAGTACAAATTAGGAAtttgttttttaaatctaatactttgttttgctaaatctttttatttaggaTAATAAACTAATTAATGTACTTTTGAGTATGTTAGGGACTTATTTGTAAATACTATATATTACAAGAGCCTAAATGTAATCTTTACTTGGATGGATAATATAGTTAAAATGGATTAGCTAGGGCATTGAACCTAAATCTTTCCCGTATCTAATATCAGAGTCGTATGGTCCTTGATTTAGAATTGAGAAGGTGTGTTGCTGAGATCACATATTCTCTTCTGTGCCAAATGGTGCCATGTCACCAAATTCAAGACTAGAGAACTTTTGATCCTATTCATCTGGGAATGTGGAGCTCTCTATTAAGATGCGTGACCATTCTTCTCTCTCCTTCCTCTCAACATTGTAACAGCCTCTCCTGAGACTTACCTTGACttccatcagtcgattggtgcctTGACCTTCCTCTTAATGTGGCAACAATGTTTCTTGAGATCTGCTCAAGCTCCCATTCGCCTTTGCCTTGATGCGGCCACCCACTTCCCATTTGCCTCTTATTGAGTGAGCATGTGAAAGCAGTGAGTGATGTCTCTCCTCTTTCGCCTAAATCTCGATACAATGTCTCTACCTTTTCTCATAAGACCCTGAAGTTGTCTCAACTTCTTCTGATGAGACAAAGCTACCTTCGCCACCATTGGAGCGAAGGAAAACAACTATTGACGATCACAATTTGTCTCTGCTAGAGGAGAATCATTTTGATTCGCTACTCAGCGATGAAACCACATCtaccttttcttttattcttgattAAGTTACTGAAGCAGTAACctataagaaaaaagaaaaggacaaGTTTCTTAACTGCATCATCAAGCATGTTTTATTCTGCTACTTGAATCTGTTGGGGTCGATGCATATCAGCATGGAAAATCTCAACAGAAGAAATTATGCAACATGGTTATAGCAGTTCTTGTTTAGACCATGGGTCAAGGATAGCTACAATAACTCATTACCTGAACTGTTGATATTTTTCAGTTCATTCAAGCTTCATGGTAGCATGCTGACACACAACCATTGGCTCTTCTTTGGTAGTCCATCAACCCCATTCTCATGAGCCTTTATTGATTCTTCTTTTTGTGCTATGGGATTTGGACATATGTTAGAGATCCATACACGGTGTTATTTCTTGAGCACGGTGACATTTCTTGAGCATATGATGTGATTAGAAGTCTATTTCAGTTGTGATAGTCTGACATAGAGATCATGACATAGAGATAACAACACATTGGTCGATTCCAGATCATCATTGTTGATCTTCGAGATATCTTTTCAATTATCTTTACTGTATGAGCTACACAAGGAGTGTTTCGACCAATTGTTGACTATTACATTGCTCACATAGTTCGACCTTACTAGAGTTCGTGCAAACTCAAATTTTAGGAGGTGCCTCCATTCTACATCTATCAAAAGTCTAAATGAGAGTGTTGAGGGCATTCAGTCACTAGATCCATAGCATCATCAGAATAACTTGTAGACAGATCCACTCTTAACACCTAGTTAATGTTGGTAGAGTTCAGGGTGGTAGAGAAGATTATGGCAAAATTGTGGTCTTACTAGTAGACAACACATACCGAAATGTAAGAGTGGAAAGTTAGGCATGTTGGGGATAACTGCTGCTCACTTCATGACTAGCCACCTGGTCATCCTCTACACTTTATCAGAGGAGGTGCAATCCAAAGAGATTTTTACATTAAGAGTCTTAGGATTGAGTATATCAAGTTGCACTTTCATATATCTTTACCAACTTCAATTTTAATGGAGTCTTATTGTAGCAAATCTGCCACCCTCTAGTCAACTCAGCACCCTCGGACAACTTTAATGGAGTCTTAACAATATACGTAGgtctaaatttaatattattttgatggataatatatatatatatatatttaactagaGAATAACACAGATAGATTAATTGCAACTTTGTTAATGAGAATATACAGTATGACGAGATTGATACATCATTTGTTAGTTCTAATGATCAATTaacaaagttttcttttaaaagtCCTAGGATCAACATATTTGTAGCAAGCTGGGCTTTCATACATTTTTTATCAACTTGAGGGAGTGTTAAAGatctatttattaataaatagtaTACATTATAATGACAAAAATGTAATATTACTTTTATGGATAATATATATGCAGGTAGAAGGGACTACCTAGGATATTAAACTAAATCTTTCCCTCTCAAAGTCCATTTAGATATAATATTAGAATTATTtccaattaaaaatatttttgtttatttctatTTATGTTTGGGTTGATCCCTAAGATAATCATCTTCTTCATCGTAAAGTTTGAGTTTTTGAGAATTTGATTTTGGTATTCCTTCATTTGTTATTAAAGTTTAATCTGGTTGGTATTCTGCATGCACAATCCATCCTTTCCATCAATTTTTATCTTTGTGTTACCTTCTCCTGCAACATCACTTCCTTCCCTGTTCATCAGTTCATCCCCTTTTTCTGCTAGCACCCCTTTTAGCTGTGTTTGAAGATACAACATTTTGAACATTCAACTCCTAAATCTCCCAGTGTTGGATTTGTCTTCCTCTTCTGCTAGTTCCATGGCAGCCCTCCTTTCGTCTTTTCGCTTTCATCATTTACCCTAGATGTGGGTTGTGCAAATCACAAGCATCACGGCTGCTGCTGCCAGATTTAGAACCTGTCCACCTCTACATGCAGAGCAGAAGATGATATCTCCTATGCAAGATCTCCACCTTCATCATTGCTGCACACAAGTGGTGATTTCTGTCTTCAGCAGATCAATTTGTATAAATCTTCTTTTATAAAAATCTCCATTAGAGTCAATTCTAACATCCTCTATTATCGTTAATAGGATTGATATCTTCTTCCCTACCAGCGCTGTGAGGAATCTACTGTAagagcaaggtttaaaatttcgacccgtgccaagattttttatttatctatagtaattataagataaatatgtttattgtgtatataaaaataagttgtatattgatttattataagttctcaattattgaataatttaatattgttaggaaaaataattaaaaataattttatttaaatagaattgatatatcaataattcaaattaaaatggaagtatctattataataataataataataataataagtatataaattaatacaagatattactttatattaataataattatataaattaattatttattcatttaattaattattaattaaataatatatattttaaatagtaaaaaaatatcaagtaaaaaaatttaaaaaaaaatatcagaatataaatataatttattagattttaaaaaaaaaaaattttagaattttttttaaaaatttaaatgaaatttaaaataaaaaaatatattagaatataaataagaattattatatattttttaaaaattttaaatgaaatttaaaatattattttttcagaatattaattaataaaatttatttaatttattttaattttaaatatatttttttatatattttattaagataatttaattagggtttataaaagcctCTTTGAAATATCACACATCTTCTACCCATCTtccttaggaattgtttaaattaattaaataaaataaataattattacaaACAGAAAAGCAAAAGAATCTTAACAATGGTTTTGGAACTGCTTCTTTCATCATCAATTTGCAATGCAGCCACCACTGCAACTATAGTCCTGAACTCGTCATTTGTAGCCCTGCTCCTCGACACTTCTGCAAGCAAAGGCAAAACCTTGTCTTTTGTTGGTCTAGATGCCAATGTGCCCTACCTAAGCAGATTCTTTCTTTTTAAACTTGGTATAACTTTCCATTTCCACCGACCAATTATTAAGGCCTTGAGGAATTGATTAGAAGGGGATGAAAAGTGATTGACCTATAATTCAATCATCCTACTCTCGCCAATGCCTTAGCCATGTCATACAAATAAAGTTATGCAATGAAAATAAAACATTAAGACAATTTACACTTACCAATCATTAACACGAGCATGTAATGTGGTTTGGAACCTTCATTCCTATCCGAGGCCTATGACTCATAAGTGAATCACTCTTGAAAGCTCACTATCTTTCTCCTTTGCATATAACATTTGGactggagaaaccttttacaacaataaattttataataaaaacttAGAGGACTAGGCTAAGAATACAAGGGAAAAATTCTAAGTATTGTTCAATCAATATTTACACTAGCTTTTAAAAACTCCTCTTAGTCCTTTTATAGTCTTTAATCTCTTTAGCCGTAACTTATTGTCTTCAACCTTCACTTACGTTTTGTTGTTATGTTGCCAATTAGTATCTTTGGATTACTTTTGTTTGTAGGTTACCAATAGTTACCTCAATCGACTAGTTTCCACCTTAGTTGAATGATCCATTGTAAACCCTAGCTCATTCGACCATTGCAACTTCAGTCAAATCAACAACCATTTTTGGCTCTCATTGAGTCAGTTGACTAAATTCCAACATCATATGATTAAACTTGATCAGTTGACTAGGTTCCAAATAGAAATATTCTTGCGAGCCACCAAACCACCAATCTTGAGTTAACTCCTTAATCGACTTAGCTCATTTGTCGATTAGATTCCAACATTAACATCGGTCATTTGAACTCAATCACTTGACTACCTAGTTGACTATGCTTATAACAGAGGCATTCTTTGAGGTAGCCATCAagcttgagttagactcattgattGACTCGTGCTAGTGGACTGGGAACACACTAGTCAATTAGAGCTTTGACTATGATCATCCATTAATACAAGTCCCTCCGCTCTCACAACtcgcacaaaaaaaaaatatggaacctCCATATCATcggccccctagagccggtcctatggatatgaagggaggtaaattcAAGTACACATATGGAAGGCGCATAGCGGGCACTACCACAGGCAATGACACCCTGAGTCTGCCCCTGCCCAATTCGGACAACTCTCACAACTCGCACAAGAGCTTACCTTCCGTAGCTTGACTTGGCTACTAAGGTTATCTCCTGCAAGGTTCTCATCCTTCAGATGCACTGAGCTCTTAGCTTGCACCACGTGCAATACTTCACACTTTTATTTACGTAGTTTGCGTTATTCTAGCTACCATCAATGTTGTGTCTTGATGCTCCTCATTCTGCTGTCCTTCGAATGTTCCATTCTATCCTTTTTTGATCTCAAGTGGACCTCGACCCATTGAGTCAACTAACTTGCCATGCCACGTCAAGCTCCATAAGTTACTCTAACACTATCTTAAGACTTCTTGTCCTAAAGTCCCTTGAATGCTTCATACAACCTTCTCCTTAATCCATCATACCTCCAAGCCATTGAGTGCATTGCCTTGTCGTGCAAGTGATTATCCACGCTCAATCTCGTTAAGTCATGAGCTTCGCAAGATCCATTTGCGTCTGGTCAAGTTCGTGCATGATTTAACACATTGAACATATAAAgcaaggtctaacttaaaccctttattcaaacatcaaaatccaagATCGAGTACGACCACTTAGGTACGATTGCACCATCATCAACTTTCTACATAAGCCTGGTCATGTGCCTAAGCTGAGGACCAAATTCTAACTACTTATGCTTCTCCAATCGAAACTTCCTATACACAAAGTACCTCCTTCCTTGACCAACTTATGCTTTTTCTTGAAGTTATTATTCCACAAGTTGCACATCATCCACAGTTGACTTAAGAGCTCGAGCCCTAACCTAGGGGACTTTATCACAATCCTCAATTGTGGAAGAGATTCATACCACCTGTATGTTCATCTTTAGGCTCCTGTGATTAATAGTAGTGGGCTCAAATTTAACTAGATTTGGTATAAGGGTAGATTGGATCCATTAAAAGCTAGAAGAGTTGAAGATGTTTGGGATTTACTACAAGTGTGATCCAAAATCGACACAAAGCTTATTGGCAAGATTGTAAAGGAGATCCCAAGTGCAACCACTCTACTGATTGAATGATGTCCGAATACGTGACAACTTCAACAGGAGACATTTGCATTTTCTAGTAAAGTCACAACATATTCTTTTATTAGTTAGTTGATTAATTTAACTTTTctctatttaattaatttttctcacAAAACTTTTAGGTGTTATTATATCTTACTTTAAAAATACCAACATAtgtataactttttaaatttgtatCTTAGTTTGTTCTTCATTTATCATATTGTAATTTACAAAAAAATATATCTTCCATCATATTTTTTTATTGCACCTTTGTTCACTGCATTACTTAATAAGCATAGTTACTTGTCAATATATTTAGATATGCACGATAAGAAGAAATGCTACTACTGTTAGAAATATGAGAGACACATGTTTACACTGGCTTAAATTCATTGGAAATAGGTGCGAACCATTTTAATGAATATGCCCCTAGATGATTTAATGGATAACATGCACCCTTACCAACAATCATATTACTTGGAAATGCAAGCCTAAACATGCTAAGGCAGAAGTTTCTAGTTTTGACAgataagatttgatatctttttagTTGACTAATTAAAATAGAAGATTTTTTTGATTGGTATAGACATGATCACTATCGAATGAGTATAGTTTGCCAAATATAAATCTATTGGAACCATTAAGGAATTTTAGCAAAGTGTGCAAGCTTGTTTGACTAATTTGGATAACCATCTATTGAATATTGGCCATATAAACTTAAAGAAAGATATTCATAAACAGTTTACCTATGAACTATATTGCAAATGGATAAATCTCAAACAATTTCTTAAGTTTGTTTAGTAGAATActgcttttaattttaaaatttacatgTGTTGTAATATTAGATGGACTTAGGCGGATCCTTGTCCCATAGATTAATGTCTTGGGTCAAAAGTTCTTAAATAAGGTATTTTATATTCTCTTACATTGACAGTCAAGGTTTATCAAAAGATGTAAAGGTTGAATGGTACCTTAAGCAAAACAAATTCTATTGAACAAGATGAAGAGAGAAATACTATCCTAAACATAAAATTGCACATATCAGGAGCACAACCCAAGTTGAAAAGTAAATTTCATAAAAATGGAACTTAGGTTAAATACGTCACCCAAAGCCCCACTTTATCTAAAATCAGTTGACTTTAGTTGAATCACATGACTTAAAGGTATCATATGACGTTTTGGCACAAAAGACCCTTTTCTTTATGATGAAGAACTTTTAGCAGAACCACAATATTTGATTGAAATATCTAGATTGAATATAATTGTTGTCCACATCAAGTATGTGTTTAAGTAATATCTGTTAAGTGTAATATAATAATTGTAACATTAGTATAATTTATCACTCATAAACAACTCTAGAAACAGTCGaagtaaaatttatttgtttttttcaaTATATAACATGCTTAGAAAACTATAGATGGCAATGTTTCATATATTGAATAGAGTTAGCTTAGTTATAAGCATAAGCTTGTCTTTAGTTGTTCTTGAAAAAAGCTCAAGCTCATTTTGAGTTgaataagaacataattaataGACATACTTGAGCATAATACATTTAATATGGTTAAATTCAAGGTTTATTGCTTGAGGCTTGAAAATGATACATTATATGGTCATTGATTTTGTGTTTTGGATGCAGAGGTTATCCAACCTTCGGATACACTCAAATTTCAATTGTCATCTTTGTATGAAGGTGTCTGAGGCATGCGCTCGTGCAAATGCCCTTGATTATGGTATGCTCTATACATGAACTTGCAGGCTATGGATCTTCAGTCAAAATTTTGCTCGCTTGACACTAACACATTGCATTCAAGTGCTTCAAATGTTTTACTGGATATCTTCTGCATAACTACCATCCATGATGGTGAAGACTTGAAGTCTTCAAATTTTACTTGTGATTGACTTAAATAAGCTCTTTAATATACAATCCATCTGCTGTCTTGGAACACTTATAATCTTTCTGCTCTTTTTATGATGAATTAGAGCTATCACTTCTCTCAAAAGGTTTTAGAGCATATTTGATTTGTAAATGCAAATACCAGAACACCTAGTA
Coding sequences:
- the LOC122048685 gene encoding uncharacterized protein LOC122048685 — translated: MMMSIGRRRIYELSLRSSPATSANFLRNPFPGIVYSSTNDDSTQLLFFHSTLVGNVRGITCGILETSTFKIQQREHGASFSNTAITFLSSVANKDDVQTTDAPILTNLDQSLVLGHDEILETVEELYKKILMSIEARTMSPNAWLWSLISKCSTRDDIKLLLDALHKLRIFRLSNLRIHSNFNCHLCMKVSEACARANALDYGLKTLWKHNIYGLAPSIGSAHYLLSYAKEHNDDQLMVKIMRILERNSLPLQAGTADKVFRYYDSTQFLLSFNLPETKKPQVAEELHKLVSQWPLDIIKIQNKENKQALAESLNRDIPAMLNSLISLGLDVPVDANKLNPLET